CTCTACCGCGAGCCCATCCTGCTCGAATGGATCGAGACCGGCGAGGACCTGTTTCGCCTCGTCCGCAACGTGCTGCTGCACGAGGTCGGGCACCATTTCGGCCTCTCGGACGAGGATATCGAGCGGCTGGAGAACGAGGATTAGAGGGGCGTGATCGCGTCGCCCGGGCGGATCACGCCGCCCTTGGTGATCATGCAGTTCAGCCCCGAGCGGTTGGTCAGCGGGCCAAACAGCGGCTTGCCCAGCAGCTTGTCGAGATAGACGCAGGGCACGTTCAGCCGGCCGCCGAACAGTTCCACCTCGCCCACGCGGAAGGCGCGGCCCACCAGATGGTTCAGCGGCACGCCGCGGGTCAGCAGGTTGCGGCGCGTCTCATGCGGCGGCAGCGTGATCTTGTGGTCGCGCTCGATGGCTTCCAGCGTCTCCACCTCGATCAGCGTCACCTGGCGCTCGGGCTGCGGCTTCTTGCTGTAGGTGCCGCGGCCGGTCGCATAGCGGTCGCCCTCGATGCCGACGCCGGCGATCAGCTTCGCCTCCGCCAACTCCTGCATGTCGGCCGCGGCCTGCTCGGTGATGTGGATGGCGAGCAGGCGGCCCGCCCAGGTGAATTCGCTCAAGGATCTTCTCCGATCAGGCAATGTTGGCGCGATGTGACCACGCTTCCGCGCGCGCGGCCATCCGCCGCTCAGCCCGGCTGGATGCCGGCGAGCAGCGGCCGCCACCGCGCGACCTCGCGCGTGATGAGGCCGGTGAATTCCGCGCCCGTGCCGCCCAGCGGGATGGTGCCCTGCTGGCTGAGGCGCGCGCGCGTCTCGGGCGCCGCCATCGCGGCGCGGAAGCCCTCGGCCAGGCGCGCCAGCACCGCATCCGGCGTGCCGCGCGGGGCGACGATGGCGGAGGTGGAGCCGTTCTCCAGGCCCGGCAGCCCCGCCTCGGCCGCCGTGGGCACATCGGGCAGCAAGGCAAGCCGCTCGGACGAGGCGACGGCCAGCGCGGCCAGCGTGCCGGCGCGCACATGCTCGGCGACGATCGGCGTGGCCTCGGCGGTGAGCGCCACCTGCCCCGCGATCACCGATTGCACGCTCGCGGCGCCGCTGCGGAAATGCACCGGCAGGAAGCGCGTGCCCGAGAGCGATTGCAGCAGGATCTGCGTGAGGTGCGGGCTGCTGCCCGCCCCGGCCGTGCCCCAGCTCAGCGCCTCCGGCCGGGCGCGGGCGGCGGCCAGCATGGCGCCGAAGCCCACGGGCACGCTGCCCGGATGCGCCACCACCACATGCGGCGTGCTGGCGGCGAGTGCGACCGGCGCGAAATCCGTCAGCGGATCATAGGTCATGCGCGGATAGATCACCGGGTTCACCGCGAACATGGCCAGCGAGGCCATGAGCAGCGTCGTGCCATCCGGCGCCGCGCGCGCGACGTACTCGCCCGCGATGTTGCCATTCGCCCCGGCCCGGTTCTCGGCGACGATGGTGACACCCAGCTCCACCGAGGCGCGCTCGGCCAGGATGCGCGCGACCAGGTCGGTGATGCCGCCCGCGCCGAAAGGAATCACCAGCCGGATGGTGCGGCCTTGGGCGCGCAATGCGGGGGCTGAGAGCAGCAGCGCCGCGACGGGCAGGGTTCGACGTGTCAGCATCCGCATTCCCCTTGGGTCCAGGCCATCAGCCTGCGCTGGCCCTGCTGCCGCCGCCATCGCGGGATCGGAGAAAAACGGCCACGCCGCGCGCGACCTGCCCAAGGATCAGGCGTCGGTGGCACGCCGGGGATACTGCAGGATCAGCAGTTCGGCGCCCTCCGCCCCGGCCTCGGCCGCGCGGGCAGCATCCTCTGGATGCACATAGACCAGCGAGAGCGGCGGCATGCCGTCCAGGCTTCCCGCCGTCACTACCCAGAACTGGCCCATGCCCGCGGACGGGTCCGGGCCGGTCACGCGCGCGCCGGGCGGCAGGATGTGGCGCCACGCGCCGAGGCCATCGGCGCGCGGCTCCAGCATCTCCTCGACGCGGGCCGGGCCCGTGATGGTGGGCATGGGTTCGACCGGGGCGGTCGTGGTCTGCCAGGGCTTGCGGCCGGGAACGGCCTTCAGCGCCGCCGCCTCCTGCGCGACGTAGCGCGCGCCGGGATCATAGCCGTTGCGCAGCGTGAAATAATGCAGCCCCTCCTCGCCCGCGGTGATCGGCCCGTAGGCCGTGTGGGCATTGGTGTAGTGCACCGTCACCGGCCGCACCGGGTGCCGGCCGAGATGCCCGCCACCGGCCACCACGACCTGGAACTGGTCCGCCGCGTGGAAATGCGACTGCACGACGGAGCCCGGCGGCTGCTCGACCAGGAAGGCCATCGGGTAGTAGGTGCCGGGTGCGGGCGGCGGCGGGCTGTCCGCCGTACGGTTGGTCCAGTTGGTGCCGATATAGGTGGTGGTGTGGATCGGTACGCCATTGGCGGTGACGGGGCGGCGGCTGGGGCGGACGGCCTCGGCGGAGGCGGCGATGGGCATGGCTGGTTTCCCCTGGTGCACAGGGAGGCCCGGCCTCCCGCTTGCCGCGCAGACTAGGGGCTGCGCCTCATGCCGCGCAAGAACGGTCCGGACAAATCAGGCCCGCATCGCCCCGGCGAGGATCACCGCTGTTCCGGCCAGGCAGAGCGTGACACCGGCAAGGTCCCAGGCGGTGGGCCGCAGCCCTTCCGCCAGCATCAGCCAGGCGAGGGTCGCGGCGACATAGATTCCGCCATAGGCGGCGAAGGCCCGCCCCGCCGCGATCTCGCCCGGCACCAGCGTCAGCAGCCAGGCGAAGGCAAAGAGCGCGGCGCCGCCGGGCACGAGCCAGAGCAGCGAAGCCCCCTGCCGGAGCACCGCCCAGAAGGCGAAGCATCCGGCGATCTCGAAGAGCGCCGCCAGCGCGAAGACCAGCCAGG
This region of Sediminicoccus rosea genomic DNA includes:
- a CDS encoding Bug family tripartite tricarboxylate transporter substrate binding protein — translated: MLTRRTLPVAALLLSAPALRAQGRTIRLVIPFGAGGITDLVARILAERASVELGVTIVAENRAGANGNIAGEYVARAAPDGTTLLMASLAMFAVNPVIYPRMTYDPLTDFAPVALAASTPHVVVAHPGSVPVGFGAMLAAARARPEALSWGTAGAGSSPHLTQILLQSLSGTRFLPVHFRSGAASVQSVIAGQVALTAEATPIVAEHVRAGTLAALAVASSERLALLPDVPTAAEAGLPGLENGSTSAIVAPRGTPDAVLARLAEGFRAAMAAPETRARLSQQGTIPLGGTGAEFTGLITREVARWRPLLAGIQPG
- a CDS encoding YnfA family protein, coding for MGTWLVFALAALFEIAGCFAFWAVLRQGASLLWLVPGGAALFAFAWLLTLVPGEIAAGRAFAAYGGIYVAATLAWLMLAEGLRPTAWDLAGVTLCLAGTAVILAGAMRA
- a CDS encoding MOSC domain-containing protein — encoded protein: MSEFTWAGRLLAIHITEQAAADMQELAEAKLIAGVGIEGDRYATGRGTYSKKPQPERQVTLIEVETLEAIERDHKITLPPHETRRNLLTRGVPLNHLVGRAFRVGEVELFGGRLNVPCVYLDKLLGKPLFGPLTNRSGLNCMITKGGVIRPGDAITPL